From Rhodococcus sp. B7740:
GTCGGAATCGCTCAGGCTGCGTACGACGCTGCCCTCGAATACGCGAAGCAGCGCACCGCATTCGGTCAGCCCATCGCCGAGTTCCAGGCGATCCAGCTCAAGATCGCGGACGTAGCGACCCAGCTGCAGGCTGCACGTCTGATGACGTACTGGGCTGCATCGCAGGCAGATTCGGGTAAGCGAGTGGACATGGAAGCGGGCATGGCGAAGTACTTCGCCTCCGAAGCAGCCATCACCGCCAGCCTCGAAGCCATGCGTATTCACGGTGGCTACGGCTACTCCACCGAGTTCGTCGTCGAGCGCCTCTACCGGGACGCCCCTCTGATGGCTATCGGTGAGGGCACCAACGACATCATGCGTACCGTCATCGCGAAGTCCCTCGTCGCGGGTACAGGAGTGATCGGGTGAGGTCAGCTCTGACGTACCTCTACGTTCCCGGGGACGTGCCGGAACGCTTCGACAAGGCACTGGCATCGGGCACCGACGCAGTGGTGCTCGATCTCGAGGACGCAGTCACCGCAGCGAACAAGGATCATGCCCGTGCGACGGTGGCCGAGTGGGTCGCGTCCTGCGATCCTGGTGACGTGCAGATCTGGGTGCGTGTGAACCCAGAGCTGTTGCAGGAGGACGACATTCGCGCGGTGCTGCACCCGAACCTGACCGGTATCTGGCTGCCGAAGGTGTCTTCTGCTCGCGAGATCGAGCAAGCTGACGCTCTACTGAGTGGCAGTAGCGCGGTGGTCTCGCCCCTCATCGAGACGGCCGCCGGAGTGTTCGCCGCACTCGAGATCGCTCGCGCACCTCGGGTCAAGTTTCTTCAGATCGGGGAAGTGGACCTGGCTGCCGATCTGGGCGTCGACGGCTCCGCGGAGTCACTGTCGTTCGTCCGGGCTCAGGTGGTGGCAGCCAGCGTGGCGGCTGGAATCGATCCGCCGCCGGCCGCGGTGTCGCGAAACTTCCGCGACGCCGATGCCTTCGAGGCCGATACTCGAACGCTGGCCGGTCTCGGTTTTGTCGGTCGTGCGTGTATTCATCCGGCTCAACTTGCCCCTGTCCGAACGGTATTCGTGCCGTCGGAGACCGAGGTCCGCGAGGCCGAGGAACTGTTGTCCGACCTGGATCGGGCTACCTCGGGCGTGGCCGTCGACAGCAAGGGATTCCTGATCGACGAGGCCGTGGCTCGAACCGCTCGTCGAGTGGTGGAGCGGGGTGCGCGGGAGTCGATCAGCACCTGACGTCAGCCGAGTCTCGCAGCGCCGAGTCGGCCACTCGATGCCTGGCCTCGGGTAATCGGCCGTGTTCACCAGGCCACGGATCCTGCGTCGTCGAAGAATCCGCCCCGCGGGCCGTCGTCGGGCAGGGTGGCGAGCTTCATCGCGATGCGCGCACCCTCCTCCGGCGTGCGTGTGGATGCAAATCCGGTGAAATCCGTTGCCACATAGCCCGGGCAGCATGCGTTCACGATCACCGCAGTGTCCACGAGCTGTCTCGCGTACTGCACGGTCATCGCGTTCACCATGGTCTTGGATGGAGCATATGCCGCCATTATCGGGCCGGTCTGTAGCGCGAGCGAGCCCATATTGCTCGAGACGTTGACAATGCGTGGCGATGCGGATCGAAGAAGCGCCGGGAGTAGTGCGTTCGTCACTCTGATGACCCCGAATACGTTGGTATCGAGGGTAGTCCGCAGTACGTCGATATCCAGCGTCGTCGGATTCTGCTGGTCGCCGCCGGAAATGCCTGCGTTGTTCACCAGTATGTCGAGGTCGTGGATCGAGTCGGCGGCGGCCGCAACGCTGTCGTCGGAGGTGACATCGAGGGGGACTCCGAACGCGTCGATGCCCTCAGCGCGAAGCTTGTCGACCGCGTCCTGGCGTCGTGCATCGTTGCGGGCCCCGACTCCTACTCTGATTCCCTGCATTCCGAGTCCGTGCGCGATGGCAAAGCCGATCCCTTTGTTGGCGCCGGTGATCAGCGCGGTCTTCGTTGTCATGCAGTCCATGGTCGGCGTCTGGCGCAGGTGCGTCCAATACCGATCGACCAACCAGTGATACTCAACGGGTATCACAACTATGCTGTCGGAGTGGACGATCTCGAAACGCGCGAACTCCGGTACTTCGTTGCCGTTGCCGAGGAGCTGCACTTCGGACGCGCTGCGCAGCGCTTGGGGATTGCCCAGCCACCGCTCTCGCGGGCGATCAGCAGGATGGAGCGCCGACTCGGCGTCGCCCTCCTGGATCGGAATCGTCGCGGAGTCGCACTCACTGCTGCCGGTTCCGTGCTCCTAAGGGACGCTGCGACTGCGCTCGACGCCGTCGCAGCAGCAGCGCAGCGAGCGCGAAGCGCTGGGAACGTCATCAAACTGGTGACCAAAGCCGGTGCGTCCCACGAGCTTTTACGACGCGTGCTCGACGCGCACCCCACGAAGGTGGACATCGTATTGTGCGAAGTCGGTGAGCAGGCCGAATATCTCCGCCGCGGTGACGCCGACGTGGCGTTGATGCATCGCCCCGTCGATGACCTCGTCGGGTTCGACTTCGAGGACCTCCTCACCGAGGGGCAGGTCGCGATCGTTCCGCGTGATCACCCCTTGGCCTCCAAAAGTGAAGTGGCCATGGATGATATCCGCGATGTGCCGGACCTACCGATGGCCCGATGGCCGCAGCTCGACGGGACCTATCCGGAGGGACCCGGGCCTGAGGTGCGCGCTCAATCGCAGATCGCCCAACTGGTCGCGCTGGGTCAGGCGCTGCTGGTGATCCCAGCGTCGAGTCGCGCGTGGCAGTGGCCCGACCATGTGGCCGTACCTGTGGCCGATGCGCCGATGATCACGACGGTTATCGCGTGGCCGGCCGGAGTCCGATCGCCCGAGGTATCGGCATTGGTCCGGTCGGCTGTCAGTGCATCTTTGATGACGAACTGAATCCGTCGGCGGTGCCGAAACGCCAACTGCCGTCGTACTGACCGAGGCGTCAGCCGAAGACAATGCGAAGCCCGACGCTCGCTGTGGCCCCACCGGCGCTGAGGATGAAGTTGTGCCGTCCTTCGGCGCGGAATACCATCTGCATCGGCAGGAACCAGAATCGATTCTCGCCGGTGAAGCCGGCACCGGGGATCTGCAGGCCACGCTGATTCACGATGTGTTCGCCTTGTGCGTCGAGCACTTCGAGAGTCGCTTGAAAATCCTTACCGATGTCGTCGGGTCCCGTCTGCAGCAGTGCGACCAGTCGGCATTCGAGCATACGGGTCTGGCGGGGAACCGTGCAGGTATCCCAGACGCCGCCGAGGATGTCGAGCATGTCGTTGGAGGCTCGCGCATACTCGGCGAAGAACAATCCGGTGATGATCATCGGTTGAGGTCATCCGTTTCGTAGTATCGAAGTGACTTCATGGCGTCCAGGACGGTTGGGCGCAAGGGTGCCGGCACCTCGTATGTCCCGTCGCAGACCAGCCACCCGTCGGCGATGAATTGGTCCAGTAGGCCGCGGAGCATCAACGCAATGATGTGTTCGTACAGATCCCCGGAGTGGGCCGAACCGACTTCCGGGAGCCGCTTCCGTGGAGTGCTCGTCATCGCGGCGAGAACTATCTGTCCGGCAACGACATCGGGGGCTTGCGACTGGCGGAGTGGGTCCTCGCTGAGGAAGTACCGGCGGATGACGTGCGAGAGAGCCGTCCGGTGGGCGGCCAGCGAGCCGGGAAGTGAGTGGGCGAACTCGTCGGCCCAGGGACCGCGTATCGCTTTGGTGGATGTCAACTCGATCAATCCGGCCGCCGTTGCCGCGTCCCACAATGTCATCAAGTTGCGGATGTCGCGCATGGATCGTGAATTCCGCGCACGTGCGTCCAGATCCACCCCGACGGCCTTCGCCAGCTCGCTGACCGACCCGGGCCGGGGAACACCTGTGCCGGTGATCGGTCGTGACGTACCGAGCCAGTCGAGGAGCGAACGAAGCTGCGCTATCGGCTTCGATGCGGTCAGCGCTGCGAATTCGTCCTCGGCGGTCGGTGGTGTGAGCTCGATATCGTGGGGCGTCCGTTGTTCGACCGGGGACTCGACTGCTGGCTTGATGTCGTCGGCGAATTCCGTGGTGGTGGTACGGGATCCTCGGCGACCGAACAGTGGAATCACGCGAGCGAGGTTGCTGTCTGTTCGGTCGGAGGGCACGAACACAGCATAGGAAAAATGTGGGCCCTTCGACGGTACGAGCCGAACCGCAGGTCGTCTTCTGGACACGTTCATGCTGGTCGCGATGGACGGCAACGATGAATACGACGAGCGCGATACCGCAGCCC
This genomic window contains:
- a CDS encoding DUF6941 family protein — translated: MIITGLFFAEYARASNDMLDILGGVWDTCTVPRQTRMLECRLVALLQTGPDDIGKDFQATLEVLDAQGEHIVNQRGLQIPGAGFTGENRFWFLPMQMVFRAEGRHNFILSAGGATASVGLRIVFG
- a CDS encoding HpcH/HpaI aldolase/citrate lyase family protein; translation: MRSALTYLYVPGDVPERFDKALASGTDAVVLDLEDAVTAANKDHARATVAEWVASCDPGDVQIWVRVNPELLQEDDIRAVLHPNLTGIWLPKVSSAREIEQADALLSGSSAVVSPLIETAAGVFAALEIARAPRVKFLQIGEVDLAADLGVDGSAESLSFVRAQVVAASVAAGIDPPPAAVSRNFRDADAFEADTRTLAGLGFVGRACIHPAQLAPVRTVFVPSETEVREAEELLSDLDRATSGVAVDSKGFLIDEAVARTARRVVERGARESIST
- a CDS encoding SDR family oxidoreductase is translated as MTTKTALITGANKGIGFAIAHGLGMQGIRVGVGARNDARRQDAVDKLRAEGIDAFGVPLDVTSDDSVAAAADSIHDLDILVNNAGISGGDQQNPTTLDIDVLRTTLDTNVFGVIRVTNALLPALLRSASPRIVNVSSNMGSLALQTGPIMAAYAPSKTMVNAMTVQYARQLVDTAVIVNACCPGYVATDFTGFASTRTPEEGARIAMKLATLPDDGPRGGFFDDAGSVAW
- a CDS encoding LysR family transcriptional regulator; its protein translation is MDDLETRELRYFVAVAEELHFGRAAQRLGIAQPPLSRAISRMERRLGVALLDRNRRGVALTAAGSVLLRDAATALDAVAAAAQRARSAGNVIKLVTKAGASHELLRRVLDAHPTKVDIVLCEVGEQAEYLRRGDADVALMHRPVDDLVGFDFEDLLTEGQVAIVPRDHPLASKSEVAMDDIRDVPDLPMARWPQLDGTYPEGPGPEVRAQSQIAQLVALGQALLVIPASSRAWQWPDHVAVPVADAPMITTVIAWPAGVRSPEVSALVRSAVSASLMTN